A window from Microbispora sp. ZYX-F-249 encodes these proteins:
- a CDS encoding SAM-dependent methyltransferase, translated as MSEVPADGSGEEHRPKLDTSVPHSARIWNYFLGGKDHFTVDRELGQQIRQAYPGIVDIARQSRGFLGRAVRHLAGEAGIRQFLDIGTGLPTADNTHQVAQRVAPESRIVYVDNDPLVLVHANALLTSSPPGVTDYIEADVREPDKILRAASKTLDFDRPVALMLLGIMGQVLDDDEAYGIVRHLMDALPSGSHLVFEDGTKVVAPEAADEAERIRAEGGDPYRLRTPEQFARFFDGLTLLEPGVVSVSRWRPEPSQFGEAPEVDALCGVARKP; from the coding sequence CGGTTCCGGCGAGGAGCACCGCCCCAAGCTCGACACGAGCGTGCCCCACTCGGCACGCATCTGGAACTACTTCCTGGGCGGCAAGGACCACTTCACCGTCGACCGCGAGCTCGGCCAGCAGATCCGGCAGGCGTACCCCGGCATCGTGGACATCGCGCGGCAGTCGCGGGGCTTTCTCGGCCGTGCCGTACGGCACCTGGCGGGAGAGGCCGGCATCCGGCAGTTCCTCGACATCGGCACCGGCCTGCCGACCGCCGACAACACCCACCAGGTGGCCCAGCGGGTGGCGCCGGAGTCGCGGATCGTGTACGTCGACAACGACCCCCTGGTGCTGGTGCACGCCAACGCCCTGCTGACCAGCAGCCCGCCCGGCGTGACCGACTACATCGAGGCCGACGTACGCGAACCGGACAAGATCCTGCGGGCCGCGTCGAAGACGCTCGACTTCGACCGGCCGGTGGCGCTCATGCTGCTGGGGATCATGGGCCAGGTGCTCGACGACGACGAGGCGTACGGGATCGTGCGTCACCTCATGGACGCCCTGCCGTCCGGCAGTCATCTGGTCTTCGAGGACGGCACGAAGGTCGTCGCGCCCGAGGCCGCCGACGAGGCCGAGCGCATCCGCGCCGAGGGCGGCGACCCCTACCGGCTGCGGACGCCCGAGCAGTTCGCGCGCTTCTTCGACGGTCTCACGCTGCTGGAGCCGGGCGTGGTGTCGGTGTCCCGATGGCGGCCCGAGCCCAGCCAGTTCGGCGAGGCGCCCGAGGTCGACGCGCTGTGCGGCGTCGCGCGCAAGCCCTGA
- a CDS encoding LysR family transcriptional regulator has protein sequence MDSGPPLRDIGCFAVVARHLSFSRAAAELGVSQPAASQAVGRLERALGVRLFERTSREVHLSPAGKALLPYAEALLESAAAFSAEARRLAAPEYDGVRLAYPPLAGGLAARIARRMARHDPPAEVELRPAGRAAAVAALAAGEVTAAILAAPFPRELTTVARFHVPVGHLAVPAGDPLAGLPHLQPERLARHRVLMPRERPPGGVWARLAARVGPHRQHVVADEIDDFAAALDLVAAGVGLLPTPLLVVTSVRRDDVAFVPLDAGDLRLTYALAWRGERLSPGLMALVRTAQECLWTR, from the coding sequence GTGGACTCCGGCCCGCCGCTGCGCGACATCGGCTGCTTCGCCGTCGTGGCCCGGCATCTCAGCTTCTCCCGCGCCGCCGCCGAGCTGGGCGTCTCCCAGCCCGCCGCGAGCCAGGCCGTCGGCCGTCTCGAGCGCGCGCTCGGGGTCCGCCTGTTCGAGCGGACGAGCCGGGAGGTCCACCTGTCACCCGCAGGCAAGGCGCTGCTGCCGTACGCCGAGGCGCTGCTGGAGTCGGCGGCCGCCTTCTCGGCCGAGGCGAGACGGCTCGCCGCGCCGGAGTACGACGGTGTCCGCCTGGCCTATCCCCCGCTCGCCGGCGGGCTCGCGGCGCGGATCGCCCGCCGGATGGCACGCCACGATCCTCCGGCGGAGGTGGAACTGCGCCCGGCCGGCCGCGCCGCCGCCGTCGCGGCCCTCGCCGCCGGCGAGGTGACCGCGGCCATCCTGGCCGCGCCCTTCCCGCGGGAGCTGACCACGGTCGCCCGTTTCCACGTGCCCGTCGGTCACCTGGCCGTACCGGCCGGGGACCCGCTCGCCGGCCTGCCGCACCTGCAGCCCGAGCGGCTCGCGCGGCATCGCGTGCTGATGCCGCGCGAACGCCCGCCCGGCGGGGTGTGGGCACGGCTGGCCGCCCGCGTCGGGCCGCACCGGCAGCACGTGGTGGCCGACGAGATCGACGACTTCGCCGCCGCGCTCGACCTGGTCGCGGCCGGCGTCGGCCTGCTGCCCACTCCGCTCCTCGTCGTCACGTCCGTCCGCAGGGACGACGTCGCCTTCGTCCCCCTGGACGCGGGCGACCTCCGCCTGACCTACGCGCTCGCGTGGCGGGGCGAACGGCTGTCGCCTGGCTTGATGGCACTCGTGCGGACGGCGCAGGAATGCCTGTGGACGAGGTAG
- a CDS encoding DoxX family protein encodes MKSDQIRGPVLSLFRIVTGLLFVCHGAATIFGVLGGNRGTGQAVPFGTWPSWWAAAIQLVFGTLVLAGLLTRVSALLCSGSMAYAYFVVHAPQNLFPLQNGGEAAAMFCWSFFLIAVFGPGAWALDTLIHRMRHHDVETYSPAPVQA; translated from the coding sequence ATGAAATCGGACCAGATCCGCGGGCCAGTCCTCTCGCTCTTCCGCATCGTGACGGGGCTGCTGTTCGTCTGCCACGGCGCGGCCACGATCTTCGGCGTGCTGGGCGGCAACCGCGGAACCGGCCAGGCCGTGCCGTTCGGCACGTGGCCGAGCTGGTGGGCGGCGGCCATCCAGCTGGTGTTCGGGACCCTCGTCCTCGCCGGGCTGCTCACCCGTGTCAGCGCGCTGCTCTGCTCGGGCTCGATGGCGTACGCCTACTTCGTGGTCCACGCGCCGCAGAACCTGTTCCCGCTGCAGAACGGCGGCGAGGCGGCGGCCATGTTCTGCTGGTCGTTCTTCCTCATCGCCGTCTTCGGGCCCGGCGCCTGGGCGCTGGACACGCTGATCCACCGGATGCGGCACCACGACGTCGAGACGTACTCGCCCGCGCCGGTGCAGGCGTAG
- a CDS encoding ester cyclase — MTEIGALLDALTDAIGSQDEERVLRCFGARAVFVTPAGVMEGHEQIGWYFRQLFTAFPDMHNETTARTVLDDTIVVEWTFSGTHTGVLLLPGGTEITGTGRRVVLPAAGAYTMGDDGVFASGRVYYDQLTFYRQTGCDLRLRPTA, encoded by the coding sequence ATGACCGAGATCGGCGCGCTGCTCGACGCGCTCACGGACGCGATCGGCTCCCAGGACGAGGAGCGGGTGCTCCGCTGCTTCGGCGCGAGGGCCGTCTTCGTCACGCCCGCCGGGGTGATGGAGGGCCACGAGCAGATCGGCTGGTACTTCCGGCAGCTCTTCACGGCGTTCCCCGACATGCACAACGAGACCACCGCACGAACCGTCCTCGACGACACCATCGTCGTGGAGTGGACGTTCAGCGGCACCCACACCGGCGTGCTGCTGCTGCCGGGCGGCACGGAGATCACGGGCACCGGCCGCCGCGTGGTCCTCCCGGCGGCGGGCGCCTACACGATGGGCGACGACGGCGTGTTCGCCAGCGGGCGGGTCTACTACGACCAGTTGACGTTCTACCGCCAGACGGGGTGCGACCTGCGTCTGCGCCCGACCGCCTGA